From a region of the Panicum virgatum strain AP13 chromosome 2K, P.virgatum_v5, whole genome shotgun sequence genome:
- the LOC120686579 gene encoding ABC transporter D family member 1-like isoform X1, giving the protein MASLQLLQLTERGRNLLSSRRRTLAVVSGALIAGGTLAYTQSGRWKRQQKENSCTNGNAHTKHRIGHDGTEGKLVKTRKKKSGLKSLHFLAAILLKKIGPNGSNYLLGLIITAVLRTAVGHRLAKVQGYLFRAAFLRRVPTFTRLIIENLLLCFLQSTIYQTSKYLTGSLGLRFKKILTDLVHADYFENMVYYKISHVDHRISNPEQRIASDIPKFCSELSDLVQDDLAAIAEGLIYIWRLCSYASPKYVLWILAYVIGAGGTIRKFSPAFGKLKSTEQQLEGEYRQVHSRLRTHAESVAFYGGESREASHIMQRFGALVKHLNVVLHENWWFGMIQDFLLKYLGATVGVILIIEPFFAGNLRPESSTLGRAEMLSNLRYHTSVIISLFQSLGTLSISSRRLNILSGYANRIHELLDVSRELSGVRDRLLSQNSSVGNYISEANYIEFSGVKVVTPSGNVLVDDLTLRLESGSNLLITGPNGSGKSSLFRVLGGLWPLVSGHIVKPGVGSNLNKEIFYVPQRPYTAVGTLRDQLIYPLTADQETEPLSYSGMVDLLKNVDLEYLLERYPLDKEVNWGDELSLGEQQRLGMARLFYHKPKFAILDECTSAVTIDMEERFCKRVRAMGTSCITISHRPALVAFHEIVLSLDGEGGWNVQDNRNGSSFSPVVEFDVLKSSETDRKSDARTVQRAFVTNTKGNASSKLKQSYSTEVITSSPSMEIEHTVQAPIVTQLQCSPRPLPARVAAMSQILVPKLFDKQGGQLLAVALLVFSRTWISDRIASLNGTSVKYVLEQDKAAFIRLTGISVLQSAANSIVSPSLRNLTSRIALGWRIRMTNHLLQYYLKRNAFYKVFNISGMNVDADQRLTHDVEKWTNDLAGLVTGMVKPLVDILWFTWRMKILSGRRGVAILYAYMFLGLGFLRAVSPDFGDLANQEQELEGTFRFMHSRLRTHAESIAFFGGGSREKAMIEAKFSTWLNHSKVLLRKKWLYGIFDDFVTKQLPHNVTWGLSLLYALEHKGDRALTSTQGELAHALRFLASVVSQSFIAFGDILELHKKFLELSGGINRIFELEELLQAAQSNPAVPSNAINVASEEIISFHNVDIVTPSQKLLAIQLSCDVSQGKSLLVTGPNGSGKSSIFRVLRGLWPIASGRLTKPSEGIFNVPQRPYTCLGTLRDQIIYPLSREEAELKMISHERSDKSTASKMLDDHLKTILENVRLVYLLEREGWDATPNWEDILSLGEQQRLGMARLFFHCPKYGILDECTNATSVDVEEHLYRIATNIGITVITSSQRPALIPFHSLELKLIDGEGKWELCAIHQ; this is encoded by the exons ATGGCATCGCTTCAATTGTTGCAACTGACAGAGCGCGGGCGCAACCTTTTGTCTTCAAGAAG GAGAACACTTGCAGTTGTTTCTGGAGCACTAATTGCAGGTGGAACTTTAGCATATACCCAGTCAGGCCGATGGAAAAGGCAACAGAAAGAAAATTCTTGCACCAATGGAAATGCTCATACCAAACACAGAATTGGTCATGATGGTACTGAAGGTAAATTGGTTAaaacaaggaaaaagaaaagtggaCTCAAGTCCTTACATTTTCTAGCTGCCATCTTACTTAAGAAGATTGGCCCAAATGGATCAAATTACCTTCTTGGCTTGATTATAACAGCA GTCTTGCGTACAGCTGTAGGCCACAGATTAGCAAAAGTACAAGGGTATTTGTTCAGAGCTGCTTTCCTTCGGCGTGTTCCAACCTTCACACGTCTGATTATTGAAAACCTTCTTCTATGCTTTCTCCAATCCACAATATACCAGACGTCAAAGTACTTGACAGGGTCCTTAGGCTTGCgcttcaagaaaattttgacagaTCTTGTCCATGCTGATTATTTTGAG AACATGGTATACTACAAGATCTCACATGTTGATCATAGGATCTCAAACCCAGAGCAAAGAATTGCAAGTGACATACCAAAGTTCTGCTCAGAACTAAGTGACCTTGTACAAGATGATCTGGCTGCAATTGCAGAAGGATTAATATATATCTGGCGTCTCTGCTCTTATGCAAGTCCGAAATATGTATTGTGGATTCTG GCATATGTTATAGGTGCTGGTGGTACGATTAGAAAATTTTCTCCTGCTTTTGGTAAGTTGAAGTCTACGGAACAACAGCTAGAGGGGGAATATCGCCAGGTCCATTCACGATTGAGAACCCACGCTGAGAGTGTGGCATTTTATGGTGGTGAAAGCAGAGAAGCATCACATATTATGCAGCGGTTCGGGGCACTTGTTAAGCACTTGAATGTTGTTCTTCATGAAAACTGGTGGTTTGGCATGATTCAAGATTTTCTTCTGAAGTATCTTGGTGCCACCGTGGGAGTTATCCTAATTATTGAACCTTTCTTTGCGGGGAATCTTAGACCCGAATCATCCACCTTAGGACGGGCAGAGATGTTGAGCAATCTCCGATATCACACCAGTGTGATAATATCATTATTTCAGTCTCTTGGGACCCTTTCTATCAGTTCAAGGCGCTTAAATATTCTCAG tggCTATGCTAATCGTATTCATGAATTACTGGATGTCTCACGTGAGCTATCTGGTGTTCGTGATAGATTGTTGAGTCAAAATTCATCTGTTGGAAATTATATCAGCGAGGCAAATTATATAGAGTTCTCAGGTGTTAAG GTGGTGACACCCTCTGGGAACGTCTTGGTTGATGATTTGACGCTCCGGTTGGAGTCAGGCTCTAATCTATTGATCACTG GCCCCAATGGTAGTGGAAAAAGCTCTCTATTCCGTGTTCTTGGTGGTCTGTGGCCGCTGGTATCTGGTCATATAGTCAAACCCGGTGTTGGTTCTAATCTCAACAAGGAAATATTCTATGTGCCCCAGAGACCATATACAGCTGTTGGAACACTTCGTGACCAGTTAATCTATCCACTCACCGCAGACCAGGAAACTGAACCACTCAGCTATAGTGGCATGGTGGATCTACTAAAGAAT GTTGATCTAGAGTACTTGCTAGAACGCTACCCCCTTGATAAGGAAGTTAACTGGGGTGATGAATTGTCTCTTGGCGAGCAGCAAAGATTAGGAATGGCTAGACTGTTCTATCACAAGCCCAAGTTTGCTATCCTGGACGAATGCACTAGTGCTGTGACAATAGATATGGAAGAACGCTTCTGCAAACGGGTTCGAGCAATGGGCACATCATGCATAACAATATCTCACCGTCCAGCATTAGTTGCATTTCATGAAATCGTTTTGTCCTTGGATGGTGAAGGAGGGTGGAATGTTCAAGACAACAG AAATGGTTCTTCCTTCTCTCCTGTAGTAGAATTTGATGTGTTGAAGTCATCAGAAACTGACCGCAAATCTGATGCCCGTACTGTTCAAAGAGCTTTTGTCACGAACACAAAG GGCAATGCATCATCAAAGCTCAAGCAGTCCTATTCAACAGAGGTCATAACATCTTCCCCTAGTATGGAGATAGAACATACAGTACAAGCACCTATCGTCACACAATTGCAATGCTCTCCAAGACCTTTGCCTGCCAGAGTTGCTGCAATGTCTCAAATACTG GTTCCAAAGCTGTTTGATAAACAAGGAGGGCAGCTTCTTGCAGTGGCACTACTTGTATTTTCCCGCACTTGGATTTCAGACCGTATAGCTTCACTGAATG GAACAAGTGTCAAGTATGTCTTGGAGCAGGACAAAGCTGCCTTCATTCGTTTGACTGGAATCAGTGTGCTGCAAAGTGCTGCAAATTCTATTGTATCACCCTCACTAAG AAATCTTACTTCAAGAATTGCCCTTGGATGGAGGATTCGCATGACCAACCATCTACTTCAATATTATTTGAAAAGAAATGCTTTTTACAAG GTATTCAACATTTCGGGCATGAATGTTGATGCAGACCAAAGATTAACACATGATGTAGAGAAGTGGACCAATGATCTTGCTGGCTTGGTTACTGGAATGGTGAAGCCACTAGTTGACATTCTTTG GTTTACATGGAGAATGAAGATATTGTCTGGGCGAAGAGGAGTTGCTATACTGTATGCTTACATGTTCCTAGGTCTTGGTTTTCTAAGAGCTGTGTCCCCTGACTTCGGTGATCTTGCAAACCAAGAACAAGAACTTGAAGGCACATTCAG ATTCATGCACTCAAGACTGCGGACACATGCTGAGTCAATAGCTTTCTTTGGTGGTGGATCAAGGGAAAAAGCT ATGATTGAAGCTAAATTCTCAACATGGCTCAACCACTCGAAGGTTCTATTGAGGAAAAAGTGGCTTTATGGTATTTTTGATGATTTTGTGACGAAACAATTACCTCATAATGTGACGTGGGGACTGAGTTTGTTATATGCTTTGGAGCACAAGGGAGACCGAGCTTTGACTTCAACACAAG GAGAGCTGGCACATGCCCTGCGGTTCTTGGCATCTGTGGTGTCACAAAGCTTCATAGCATTTGGTGATATCCTTGAATTACACAAGAAGTTCCTTGAACTTTCTGGTGGTATTAATAGAATATTTGAGCTTGAGGAGCTTCTTCAGGCAGCACAAAGCA ATCCCGCTGTGCCTTCTAATGCTATAAATGTCGCCTCTGAAGAAATCATCTCCTTCCATAACGTGGATATTGTCACGCCGTCACAGAAGCTATTGGCTATCCAATTATCTTGTGATGTATCTCAAGGGAAAAGCCTTCTTGTGACTG GTCCAAATGGTAGTGGAAAGAGTTCTATTTTTAGGGTGCTCCGAGGTTTGTGGCCCATTGCTTCTGGTAGACTTACCAAGCCATCTGAAGGAATTTTCAATGTACCTCAGCGTCCATATACTTGTCTTGGAACCTTGAGGGATCAGATCATATACCCCCTCTCGCGTGAGGAGGCAGAGTTGAAGATGATTTCACATgaaagaa GTGACAAGTCTACGGCTTCCAAGATGTTGGATGATCACTTGAAGACGATTCTAGAGAATGTCCGTTTGGTGTATCTTCTAGAAAGGGAAGGTTGGGATGCTACTCCTAACTGGGAAGATATCCTGTCCTTGGGAGAACAGCAGAGGCTGGGGATG GCTCGTTTATTCTTTCACTGTCCTAAATATGGCATCCTTGACGAGTGCACCAA TGCCACAAGTGTGGATGTCGAGGAGCATTTGTACAGGATAGCAACCAACATTGGCATAACAGTCATCACGTCCTCGCAA AGGCCTGCTCTGATTCCCTTCCATTCGTTGGAACTGAAACTCATCGATGGAGAAGGGAAGTGGGAGCTATGTGCCATCCACCAATAA
- the LOC120686579 gene encoding ABC transporter D family member 1-like isoform X2, whose translation MVYYKISHVDHRISNPEQRIASDIPKFCSELSDLVQDDLAAIAEGLIYIWRLCSYASPKYVLWILAYVIGAGGTIRKFSPAFGKLKSTEQQLEGEYRQVHSRLRTHAESVAFYGGESREASHIMQRFGALVKHLNVVLHENWWFGMIQDFLLKYLGATVGVILIIEPFFAGNLRPESSTLGRAEMLSNLRYHTSVIISLFQSLGTLSISSRRLNILSGYANRIHELLDVSRELSGVRDRLLSQNSSVGNYISEANYIEFSGVKVVTPSGNVLVDDLTLRLESGSNLLITGPNGSGKSSLFRVLGGLWPLVSGHIVKPGVGSNLNKEIFYVPQRPYTAVGTLRDQLIYPLTADQETEPLSYSGMVDLLKNVDLEYLLERYPLDKEVNWGDELSLGEQQRLGMARLFYHKPKFAILDECTSAVTIDMEERFCKRVRAMGTSCITISHRPALVAFHEIVLSLDGEGGWNVQDNRNGSSFSPVVEFDVLKSSETDRKSDARTVQRAFVTNTKGNASSKLKQSYSTEVITSSPSMEIEHTVQAPIVTQLQCSPRPLPARVAAMSQILVPKLFDKQGGQLLAVALLVFSRTWISDRIASLNGTSVKYVLEQDKAAFIRLTGISVLQSAANSIVSPSLRNLTSRIALGWRIRMTNHLLQYYLKRNAFYKVFNISGMNVDADQRLTHDVEKWTNDLAGLVTGMVKPLVDILWFTWRMKILSGRRGVAILYAYMFLGLGFLRAVSPDFGDLANQEQELEGTFRFMHSRLRTHAESIAFFGGGSREKAMIEAKFSTWLNHSKVLLRKKWLYGIFDDFVTKQLPHNVTWGLSLLYALEHKGDRALTSTQGELAHALRFLASVVSQSFIAFGDILELHKKFLELSGGINRIFELEELLQAAQSNPAVPSNAINVASEEIISFHNVDIVTPSQKLLAIQLSCDVSQGKSLLVTGPNGSGKSSIFRVLRGLWPIASGRLTKPSEGIFNVPQRPYTCLGTLRDQIIYPLSREEAELKMISHERSDKSTASKMLDDHLKTILENVRLVYLLEREGWDATPNWEDILSLGEQQRLGMARLFFHCPKYGILDECTNATSVDVEEHLYRIATNIGITVITSSQRPALIPFHSLELKLIDGEGKWELCAIHQ comes from the exons ATGGTATACTACAAGATCTCACATGTTGATCATAGGATCTCAAACCCAGAGCAAAGAATTGCAAGTGACATACCAAAGTTCTGCTCAGAACTAAGTGACCTTGTACAAGATGATCTGGCTGCAATTGCAGAAGGATTAATATATATCTGGCGTCTCTGCTCTTATGCAAGTCCGAAATATGTATTGTGGATTCTG GCATATGTTATAGGTGCTGGTGGTACGATTAGAAAATTTTCTCCTGCTTTTGGTAAGTTGAAGTCTACGGAACAACAGCTAGAGGGGGAATATCGCCAGGTCCATTCACGATTGAGAACCCACGCTGAGAGTGTGGCATTTTATGGTGGTGAAAGCAGAGAAGCATCACATATTATGCAGCGGTTCGGGGCACTTGTTAAGCACTTGAATGTTGTTCTTCATGAAAACTGGTGGTTTGGCATGATTCAAGATTTTCTTCTGAAGTATCTTGGTGCCACCGTGGGAGTTATCCTAATTATTGAACCTTTCTTTGCGGGGAATCTTAGACCCGAATCATCCACCTTAGGACGGGCAGAGATGTTGAGCAATCTCCGATATCACACCAGTGTGATAATATCATTATTTCAGTCTCTTGGGACCCTTTCTATCAGTTCAAGGCGCTTAAATATTCTCAG tggCTATGCTAATCGTATTCATGAATTACTGGATGTCTCACGTGAGCTATCTGGTGTTCGTGATAGATTGTTGAGTCAAAATTCATCTGTTGGAAATTATATCAGCGAGGCAAATTATATAGAGTTCTCAGGTGTTAAG GTGGTGACACCCTCTGGGAACGTCTTGGTTGATGATTTGACGCTCCGGTTGGAGTCAGGCTCTAATCTATTGATCACTG GCCCCAATGGTAGTGGAAAAAGCTCTCTATTCCGTGTTCTTGGTGGTCTGTGGCCGCTGGTATCTGGTCATATAGTCAAACCCGGTGTTGGTTCTAATCTCAACAAGGAAATATTCTATGTGCCCCAGAGACCATATACAGCTGTTGGAACACTTCGTGACCAGTTAATCTATCCACTCACCGCAGACCAGGAAACTGAACCACTCAGCTATAGTGGCATGGTGGATCTACTAAAGAAT GTTGATCTAGAGTACTTGCTAGAACGCTACCCCCTTGATAAGGAAGTTAACTGGGGTGATGAATTGTCTCTTGGCGAGCAGCAAAGATTAGGAATGGCTAGACTGTTCTATCACAAGCCCAAGTTTGCTATCCTGGACGAATGCACTAGTGCTGTGACAATAGATATGGAAGAACGCTTCTGCAAACGGGTTCGAGCAATGGGCACATCATGCATAACAATATCTCACCGTCCAGCATTAGTTGCATTTCATGAAATCGTTTTGTCCTTGGATGGTGAAGGAGGGTGGAATGTTCAAGACAACAG AAATGGTTCTTCCTTCTCTCCTGTAGTAGAATTTGATGTGTTGAAGTCATCAGAAACTGACCGCAAATCTGATGCCCGTACTGTTCAAAGAGCTTTTGTCACGAACACAAAG GGCAATGCATCATCAAAGCTCAAGCAGTCCTATTCAACAGAGGTCATAACATCTTCCCCTAGTATGGAGATAGAACATACAGTACAAGCACCTATCGTCACACAATTGCAATGCTCTCCAAGACCTTTGCCTGCCAGAGTTGCTGCAATGTCTCAAATACTG GTTCCAAAGCTGTTTGATAAACAAGGAGGGCAGCTTCTTGCAGTGGCACTACTTGTATTTTCCCGCACTTGGATTTCAGACCGTATAGCTTCACTGAATG GAACAAGTGTCAAGTATGTCTTGGAGCAGGACAAAGCTGCCTTCATTCGTTTGACTGGAATCAGTGTGCTGCAAAGTGCTGCAAATTCTATTGTATCACCCTCACTAAG AAATCTTACTTCAAGAATTGCCCTTGGATGGAGGATTCGCATGACCAACCATCTACTTCAATATTATTTGAAAAGAAATGCTTTTTACAAG GTATTCAACATTTCGGGCATGAATGTTGATGCAGACCAAAGATTAACACATGATGTAGAGAAGTGGACCAATGATCTTGCTGGCTTGGTTACTGGAATGGTGAAGCCACTAGTTGACATTCTTTG GTTTACATGGAGAATGAAGATATTGTCTGGGCGAAGAGGAGTTGCTATACTGTATGCTTACATGTTCCTAGGTCTTGGTTTTCTAAGAGCTGTGTCCCCTGACTTCGGTGATCTTGCAAACCAAGAACAAGAACTTGAAGGCACATTCAG ATTCATGCACTCAAGACTGCGGACACATGCTGAGTCAATAGCTTTCTTTGGTGGTGGATCAAGGGAAAAAGCT ATGATTGAAGCTAAATTCTCAACATGGCTCAACCACTCGAAGGTTCTATTGAGGAAAAAGTGGCTTTATGGTATTTTTGATGATTTTGTGACGAAACAATTACCTCATAATGTGACGTGGGGACTGAGTTTGTTATATGCTTTGGAGCACAAGGGAGACCGAGCTTTGACTTCAACACAAG GAGAGCTGGCACATGCCCTGCGGTTCTTGGCATCTGTGGTGTCACAAAGCTTCATAGCATTTGGTGATATCCTTGAATTACACAAGAAGTTCCTTGAACTTTCTGGTGGTATTAATAGAATATTTGAGCTTGAGGAGCTTCTTCAGGCAGCACAAAGCA ATCCCGCTGTGCCTTCTAATGCTATAAATGTCGCCTCTGAAGAAATCATCTCCTTCCATAACGTGGATATTGTCACGCCGTCACAGAAGCTATTGGCTATCCAATTATCTTGTGATGTATCTCAAGGGAAAAGCCTTCTTGTGACTG GTCCAAATGGTAGTGGAAAGAGTTCTATTTTTAGGGTGCTCCGAGGTTTGTGGCCCATTGCTTCTGGTAGACTTACCAAGCCATCTGAAGGAATTTTCAATGTACCTCAGCGTCCATATACTTGTCTTGGAACCTTGAGGGATCAGATCATATACCCCCTCTCGCGTGAGGAGGCAGAGTTGAAGATGATTTCACATgaaagaa GTGACAAGTCTACGGCTTCCAAGATGTTGGATGATCACTTGAAGACGATTCTAGAGAATGTCCGTTTGGTGTATCTTCTAGAAAGGGAAGGTTGGGATGCTACTCCTAACTGGGAAGATATCCTGTCCTTGGGAGAACAGCAGAGGCTGGGGATG GCTCGTTTATTCTTTCACTGTCCTAAATATGGCATCCTTGACGAGTGCACCAA TGCCACAAGTGTGGATGTCGAGGAGCATTTGTACAGGATAGCAACCAACATTGGCATAACAGTCATCACGTCCTCGCAA AGGCCTGCTCTGATTCCCTTCCATTCGTTGGAACTGAAACTCATCGATGGAGAAGGGAAGTGGGAGCTATGTGCCATCCACCAATAA
- the LOC120686601 gene encoding protein COFACTOR ASSEMBLY OF COMPLEX C SUBUNIT B CCB3, chloroplastic-like, with translation MEAYLLVAPKPSMASTVSAGARGPARRCLVVTATATKEPGTRSSETVMTRARGGLLAVAVAAASGTPVLPCHAWVLAGDLDPATAKTVAGVAGPALSALGFLFILRIVMSWYPRLPVTQFPYVLAYAPTEPFLAVTRKLIPPLGGVDVTPVVWFGLVSFLNEILVGPQGLLVLLSQQQQL, from the exons ATGGAGGCTTACTTGCTTGTGGCTCCCAAACCTTCCATGGCCTCGACCGTCTCTGCAGGTGCAAGGGGTCCCGCCAGGAGGTGCCTTGTcgtcaccgccaccgccaccaag GAACCCGGCACCCGCTCATCAGAAACTGTAATGACACGAGCACGCGGCGGCCTgttggccgtcgccgtcgccgcagcgAGCGGCACGCCAGTGCTCCCGTGCCATGCTTGGGTGCTGGCAGGCGACCTGGACCCGGCGACGGCCAAGACGGTGGCCGGCGTGGCGGGGCCGGCGCTGTCGGCGCTGGGCTTCCTCTTCATCCTGCGGATCGTCATGTCCTGGTACCCGAGGCTCCCCGTGACGCAGTTCCCTTACGTGCTGGCGTACGCGCCCACGGAGCCCTTCCTCGCCGTCACCCGAAAGCTCATCCCGCCGCTCGGCGGCGTCGACGTCACGCCCGTCGTCTGGTTCGGCCTCGTCAGCTTCCTCAACGAGATCCTCGTCGGCCCGCAGGGCCTGCTCGTCCTGCtctcgcagcagcagcagctttga